The sequence below is a genomic window from Lytechinus variegatus isolate NC3 chromosome 3, Lvar_3.0, whole genome shotgun sequence.
ataaaaatcatttgttgagTAGCCTACAGATGACCCATTCTAAATATTTTCCTCTGGGTTATTCTTAAACACCCTTGAAATCAGTACATACTGTATTTTACATATTGATATAGCATTGATTATCCTTTGTAGTGCAGAACTCTGGTGAATCACAAGATAAACAAAGGGACTTTAGGTTATATTTCATCTATTCTGGTATCTAGTCATAGTGTCATTGAGGTATTAACTACTTTATTATATAGGGATAGGCatcacaaacaaaaataataatataaaaaagatCATGTTGGAAGGGGAATAACTTTTGATATGTATAACAGTggcaaaaatgttttaaaaaataaatgcaaacttCAGTCTAAGTGGATGAAGCACATATTCAAACatggcagaaaaaaaatggttccaGTAGGTAACAGGTTTATAGTGATTTGAATCACTTACAATACTTAGTACTAGAGAATTTCCATCCTTTCGTGGAAAGACAGAATACCTACATAGCTTAACTGCTAATTGCCACTTCAGCAATTATCTCAGACAAATACTGGCCAGTAATCATCATTCCCTAGACCTGAATGATGCCACCCAAACACATGACGTTAATTATACACATACATCTACAATTAGACATAGATTACTTTCAAAGAACTGCATGTGTAATGGCTACATGTAGCTAAAAAGCTATTAGCTCAATTATGAATCCTTTTCATTGCTCATCATGCTGGGGAAAGAAATCTCAGTGAGTCGTTGCGTCCTCTCATGTCCTGTCTGTCTTGCTctattgtataatttatgttTTTCCTCTATTATGACCAACCATattaatatcaacatttttaatgtttaaaaatacaaaaaatgaagagtaatttatgaaaatagaacaaaacaaacatttgcATCTCAAATATACAAGTTAATTGCAGTTATGGCTCCTATCTAAGCATGAAAAACCATGCATTGataacagaaataaaaatataacttcTTTGCCGAGTGTCCACTTTTCTTATTTCCTGCAAAAGACCAAACCTGATATATATACTTCTGCATAAGAAGAACAAGTTCATGTTAAGAATCTCACATCTGATATGATTTATGTTGTTTACAGATGTTGATACCGCTTGTCAAGCCATGTACATTAAATCAACTCAAGATACTCATTCTTACTGGAATCATGAAAACGGAAGTGTTGTAATGCTGGTATCAAATATGACAACACTTCTACAACAAAATACAAGAGTGATTTCTTCATACTATATAATCAACAATATCTCCTGAAGTCCTGATTTTACTGTTTATCActgacattttcatgtttttgggaAGTTCCTTAAAACACACTTTACCTATGAAATATGCATGTTAGATGTAGAAATAATTAGCAATCCAAACTCAATTTCTGAAGCTAACTTTTCATAAGATCAGCAATGTGTTTGTTGAATTGAAGTCGGGTaaattttaaaagataaagtacaaataaatgtgtaaaaactcaatcttaaaggacaagtccatcccaataaaaagtttatttgaataaaaagaaaatcaatcttTAATAGGCTGAACACAGAAAATGTCATTTaagttggatgtaaaataaaacggtgacattttaaaatttgactTATCACAAATAGTTATACCCACaacacagtgatatgcaaataagGGAATGAGGGAACACTCTCactatttattgtattttattatgcaATATGGAATCATTGTCACATGAAACTAAgtttgatttatctttaacaatGTGGACCTCTCCTTGTTGTAACCCAAAGTGATTCAATGAAGAGCatccttattgtaaaatctgcaaAAATTACAATACCCAGTaatgtataatttgtaaaataatatacaCAAGAAATGGTGATATGACCTCATCGacacaaaatggttatatgtgcatataaccattttgttgaaaataagtatAATTTCAAAAAGCCATatctttctaattttacatttgattttaataaattttccccaattatgcttgtctgaattttctttatattcacattgacattttttatgattgggCAAGTAATTATACCTTTTTACTAAGTCATCTTCAATTTACGAAAATGTTGAAAGACAAATACTATGAAAGAGGAAATTGTgttgaaagacaaaaataagGATCAAAGAAGCATATAGGTGAAAGCTTGAACAAATTCAGAGAAATTTtaagaaagttaagaatttTCAAATGATGTAAAAACTTTCACCTGTAATATCCATTGTGagttcaaattggcaacatacaGGTAACATGGTTAATCTCCTGCAATTTCTCtacaatacaaaaatatcaatatgtcaacttaaaaaaaagaattgcttaaagataaatgccagttgtggtagcaatctcaaaatgactttttacagaatccaatataatgaccacccaagcatctgtttgtatgaataaaaaatatgtgccgaaggattctggaagaaattgtgtaattgctgagaaataagcaaaacaagCGCAGATTTGGGCACTTCAatcaggtctttattccagcgatataatatacactgtcccgcgtgtgcctatctgtgttggcgatcttcagcaTGATTGTTTtttagcttagattttatgatttcacagagttcagtttatgtaactgtactgGATCGAGATCGatgatgatatagtaatacttaaccttagttttacagactttctctagaaatcagtgttttactgcaactactgtcatTTAGCTTTACATTTAAAGTGGTACTTTTCTCAATATAGAGACATACTGTACCCtctatgttatattacatttacaataaataaggtacaaaaaagaagaaaatcaaacaGTCCAGATATTTAAATACCTAAAATGcacccccaaaaaatgaaagttGTCCCTAACACTCACCACAATACCTCTTAAATTGCCAATTTTAGAATTACATAGTCTatgtgatctttttttttttcaaacagccACAACATTCCTTGTCTGACATCTCTCAAACTTTAGCATTCTGATTTTCAGACTCTGTTTCTCCTTCTATGATTTCATGACTAATATTATATTCCCCTTTTTTTCAACAGAAAATCTGCCTACCAATTTGCACCAGTCATGGAGGACACCAATCTCACTTCATCAGATTTTAATGTAACAGGCAATGGCAGTCAACCAGGATATCAATATGTCATCTCAACCTCTCAAGTATCTTTTCTTGTTGTAATGGCAATAGTTATCATTGCATGCAACCTTACTGTTCTACTGGTGCATCATTTGACCCCAGCACTCCATGTACCAATCAGTGTATTCATCAAGTCTCTGGCTTATGCTGACCTCTGGGTGGGGGTCAACTGTGCACTCAATATTGGAGTAACATTTGCAAGAGGATGGCCATATGGACTTTTGACCTGTAAGCTGATTGGTTATTTACTTTTAGTGGTAGTCTTGGTAAGCATCACAACCCTCACTTGCATTGGCATTGAACGCTACACAGCCATTCAAAATCCGATCAACTATCGTTCCTTTGTTACCTACAAACGGGCTCGCATCTGTGTCATCCTCATCTGGGTGCTATGTGGACTTGTCTTTTTGCCAGCATTCTTCAACTGGGGCATGGATGTTGACATCCATGGAAGTTGCCCTCTCTTCTGGCGATACAACATCTCTTTTGGATTTTTCCTCATCTCCATCCTCATCATTCCAAACCTCCTTATATCCATTATTTGCTACATCCGCATCATTCATACCTTGGTTGCTAGGCAACGGTGGCTGCAAACCACTGGAAGTACATTCAATGGCCCTCAACAGCAGAATGCTTGCCAGAAGCAACATGAGAAACTCATGGCAAAAATTGGCCTTGCCATCATGAGTGCCTTCTACATCACATGGTTGCCCTATGTAGCATCTAGCTTTATCCGCTACCTTGACCTTGCCAATATCCCTCAAGATCTCTACAATGGAACTTTGTATCTTGGAATAAGTAACAGCTTCCTCAACTGTGTCATTTACAGCATCTCACACCAGGCTTTCAGGGATGGCTTTAAGAACTTAGTGAAGAGATGCTGTTGCTCAAAGCAGACTAAATCATATGAATCAGGCTCTCCTGGCTGGAGCAGGAAAACAA
It includes:
- the LOC121410564 gene encoding G-protein coupled receptor 52-like, which codes for MEDTNLTSSDFNVTGNGSQPGYQYVISTSQVSFLVVMAIVIIACNLTVLLVHHLTPALHVPISVFIKSLAYADLWVGVNCALNIGVTFARGWPYGLLTCKLIGYLLLVVVLVSITTLTCIGIERYTAIQNPINYRSFVTYKRARICVILIWVLCGLVFLPAFFNWGMDVDIHGSCPLFWRYNISFGFFLISILIIPNLLISIICYIRIIHTLVARQRWLQTTGSTFNGPQQQNACQKQHEKLMAKIGLAIMSAFYITWLPYVASSFIRYLDLANIPQDLYNGTLYLGISNSFLNCVIYSISHQAFRDGFKNLVKRCCCSKQTKSYESGSPGWSRKTTGSNSPSTIHDTSIRIQKLDKNQIESQPLKMTNH